CATGCTCGTCCCCTTCCTCTGTCCCCTTCCTTGACCCCTTCACGCCCGGCTACTGCCCGCAGGCCGCTCCCGCCGGCCGGCGGCCGTGTTCGTCCGATTCAAGGGCCGCGGGCGCAGCGGCCGGTCGCCCGGCGCCCTGCGGTCCCCCGTTAACGTGCTCGCGGGTGGCCGCGGCCCTTTCCTGCTCCAGCGCCGCCCTTTCCTGTTCCAGGGTCAGCAGGCGGTGTTCCAGCTCTTCCATGTAATCCTGCAGACGCTGGATCGCTTCCGACACGGGGTCGGGCAGCTCGCCGTGGTTCAGGTCGACCCCCACGCGGCGGCCGTCCCGGATCACCACCTTGCCCGGGATCCCCACCACCGTGCAGTTGGGGGGCACCGGCTTCACCACCACGGCGCCCGCCCCAATCCGGCAGTTGTCACCGATGGTGATAGCACCCAGCACCTTGGCCCCCACTCCCACCAGGACGCCGTTGCCCAGGGTGGGATGACGCTTGCCCCGCTCCTTCCCCGTGCCACCCAGGGTGACCCCCTGGTAGATGGTGACGTCGTCACCGATCTCCGCCGTCTCCCCGATCACCACGCCCAGGCCGTGGTCGATGAAGCACCGCCGCCCGATGCGGGCACCGGGGTGGATCTCGATCCCCGTCAGCCACCGGGAGAAGTGGGATATTCCCCGGGCAATGAAGTACAGGCGGCGCCGGTAGAACCAGTGGGCAATGCGGTGCATCCACAAGGCGTGCAGCCCGGGGTAGAAGAAGACCACCTCCCAGACGGAGCGGGCGGCGGGGTCGCGCTCGAAGACCACCTGGATGTCTTCCCTCAGGCGTTCCAGCAGGCGGCGCAGCATGGGCTCCACCCCCAAATGAAAGGGCCCTTCCGCCTTCAGAGGCGGGAGGGCCCGCGGTTCCACTCTGATTGGGTGCCGGTCCGGCGGCGGGACGGCCGGTCACCCCCCTCCTGCCGGCCCCCGGGCCACCACCTCCACCGGCTCGTAGCCGAACCGCCGGCGGAGGCCGTGGCATCCCGCCCAGGCGGGAGCCCGGCAGCACCCGATAACGGCGGGCATCCGACGACGCCTACTGGGCCGGCCAGAAGGCCCCGGCCAGGCCGGGGCGTCGGAATCCAGGCCGGGCCGAACCCGGCCCGGAGATCCGGCCGTTGGGCGCGCAGCTCCCGGGTGCACTTCGGCAACGCCCCGGCCGGGGACCGCTTCCAGCCGGCGACGGTCCCTCTCTGACGGCGGAACGCGCCTACTCTCCCGTTCGTCGCCTTTGTCGCAACGATTGTCGTGCCAGCGGGACCGGAGCCGGCGGCCGGAACCGTCGCGGCCGCTGGCCTGCCAGTGGCTGGCTTGCCGTCATTATAGCGGCGGCCTTCCGCCGGGGTCAACGCGCCGTGGTGGGGCAAACGGGCCCACGGGGCGGCCCCTGGGGCACGCCCGGCGGCGACCCCGGCGGCGGCCCCGGCGCCCCGGTAGCGGGACGGGTTGGACCGCGCCCCCCTTGCCTGCCGGGCGCCCCCAACGTCACCCGCCCCAGCGCAGCACGCGGTACATCACCCGGGCCACACCGGCGGAGATCATGCCCAGGGCCTCGGCGGCCGCCTCCGACAGGTCCAGGTCGCGGCCCTCCACGTAGGGCCCGCGGTCGTTGATGCGCACCCGCACGCTGCGGCCGGTTTCGGGGTACGTCACCAGCAGCACGGTGCCGAAGGGCATCGTCCGGTGGGCCGCGGTCATTTCCCGGCCGGTGAAGATCTCGCCGCTGGCGGTGGGCCGGCCATAAAAACCAGGCCCGTACCAGGAAGCAACGGCCGGGATCCAGTTCGGCCAGGCGCCCGCCTCCGCTGCAGCGGCGCCCGCGTCCCGGTCAACAGTCGTCTCCTCCCGCTCCCTGCCTGTCGATGCACCCTCCTGCCTGGGGGGCTCGCCCTCGGGGGCGGCACCGGATCCCGCCTCCCCGGAGGCATCCCCTCGGGAGGAACCGCCCCCGCCCGCCGGCCCGCCTTGCTCAGCGGCTCCCTGCCCGGTTGGTGCCTGCGCCGAGACCTCGGCCCGCAGGCTGGCGTCAGGAATCAGTACCACCGGATCCGGTAGGGGACCGGCGCCGGCGGTGACGGCACCGCCCGCCCCGGCCCCCGCCTCCACCCCCGCGCCTGCGAAGGCGCGGATGCTTTCGCCTGCCGGCCATGGCCCGCCATGCCCGGCCGGTCCCGCGGCGTCATCCGCTGGACCGGCCCCCTCCCCCTTGCCGCTGGGAGACAGGGTTGCCCAGGCCTCGCCGGCGGCAATCTCCGGCAGCACGCTCCACCCGCCCGGGTTCAGCTGGGGCAGGGCCGGCGGCCACCAGCCCGCCAGCTGCCGGCGAAGGTCCTGCCACACGGGCTGGCCCGGGGTCGCCGTGGCTGCCACGGCATCGCGTACCGCGGCGACGGCGTCGTCTAGACGGGGCAGTGCCGCCTGCCCCCACTCCCTCAGGCTGCCGGCGGCACCGCGCCACTGGGCGCGGGTATCGGCCGCCAGAAAGGCCGCGAAGTCGTCGAGCCGCTGCACCTGTTCCCATAAGTTGCCTGCCCAGGCGGCCGCGGCGCCGGCCACCGCCACCGGCTCCGCGGCCGCGGAGCGGGGCGGCGCGACGGCCGCCGGCCAGGCACCACCGGCAGCGGCCCCCATGGCGAGCACCAGCAGCGTGGCGCGGAGAGCTCGCCCGAGGGTCCTTGCCGTCTCCATGCCCTTCACCCTCCCCACTGCCGGGGGGCCTTGGCAACCGCGTCCACGGGGGCGGACCCGCCCCGGTCCGGCCGGTGTCCCCTGGGACAGGGACCCGGCCGGTTGGTGGCCAGGCCGGAGCGGCGGCCGTCCCCGCGCGGGCGTGGCCGCCCGTCCATCCGGGTTCCGTCCAGCCCGGCAGGCGGTCCGGCGCTTGCCCTGGTGCCGGCGCCGGCCCGGGCGCGGGTGGAACCCTGCCATGGCTCCCCCTGCCGGTGCTGGCACAATGCACCAGCAGGCCCAAGTCTGGCCCGAACGGGCGCTTTCTATACGGAACGCCCCTGTACGGGACGCCCGGGCCGCAGCCCGGCAGAGCCAGCTCCCGGGTCAAGGGCCCGGGTGGGGGAGGAGGGACAAGGGAAAGCGCCGGGCGGAGGTGGCGGGGAGGCGGGTTGCTGAAAGGGTCCGCCGGGAGACGTCCGGGCTTCCGTCGCACCGCCATACGAAGAGAAAGGCGGCGGTGTGGCGGGACACCCCCATGCAGGATCCGGCGCGGGGAGGAGCGGGCACCGCCGCCAAGCAGCAGGGGCAGGCGGTTTGCAAGAACGGGGCGACCCTGGGCGGGCCAGGGGGCGGGGCGTCCCTGGCGCCAAGGAAAGGGATGGAGGCGGCCTGGACCAAGGCGCCACGGCCCGCCCTCTGGGCCTCGTCGTACGGCCCGCCGGCCAGGCCGTACGCGCCGCCGGCCCGGCGGTGCCGGGGAGCGAACAGGGCCGGGCCGGCGGTCTGGGCGCACGGCGGTGGTGCCGCCGCTGGCGCGGAAGCCGCCCGGTGCTCAGGATACGGGAGGGCGGCGCAGCAGCACGGCCACGGCCATGGCCGCCACGCCCTCCCGCCGCCCGATGAAACCCAGCCCTTCATTGGTGGTGGCCTTGATCCCCACCGCGCCCACCGGGACCCCGAAGGCCGCCGCCACCGCCTGCCGCATGGTCGCCACATGGGGTCCCAGCCGGGGTTCCTCCGCCACCACGGTCAGGTCCAGCTGCGCCGGCTCCCAGCCGTGACGGCGCACCAGGCCGGCCACCCGGGCAGCCAGGGAGGCGCTGGAGGCGCCGGCCCAGCGGGGGTCGCCCGGCGGGAACCAGTGGCCGATGTCGGGCAGGCCGGCCGCCCCCAGCACGGCGTCCATGGCCGCGTGGAGCACCACGTCGGCATCGGAATGCCCTTCCAGGCCTCGCTCCCAGGGGATCGGCACACCTCCCAGCACCAGCGGGCGGCCCGGCGCGAACCGGTGCACGTCGTAGCCGAAGCCGACCCGCCAGGGCAGGACCGCTCCAGGTCCGCCGCCGCCCCAGGGCCCGCTGGGGGATCCGGCCTGGTCCGGCACGGGCTGTTCCGCGGCGGCCTCCGCCCCCGACGCCGGCAGCCGGGATGTGCCCCCCGCGGGGTGGCGGGCCGGACCAGGGGCCTGCTCCTGCGCCTGCACCAGGTGGGCCGCCACGGCAAAGTCCACGGGCCAGGTCAGCTTGAGGTTGGCGGGGTCCCCCGGCACCACCGCCACCGGCACCCCCAGCCGCTCCAGGATGGCGGCGTCGTCGGTGAACCCCTGCCAGCCGCGGCGGCGAACCTCCTGGTGGGCTGCCCAGATCAGGTCCAGGCGGAAACCCTGGGGTGTCTGCACCGCCCGCAGGCGCCAGCGGGGCAGGGTGGATGCCACCCACTCGGGCAGGGAACCCCCGGCCGGGTCCGCGCCCGCCGGGTCTACCGGCAGGGCCGCACCGGCCCCCTCCCTCTCGCCCTCCCCGGCTCCGGGCTCGGGGCCGGGGGGATGGCCGGCCACCTCCTTGATGGTGTCGCCCACCGGCACCGCCGGTACTGCCGCCCCGTACCGGCCGGCAGCCGCCAGCACAGCGCGGATCAGGTTCGGGGTGACCAGGGGGCGGGCGGCGTCATGGATCAGGACCCAGGCCGGCGGCCGCGGCCCCTCCGCCAGGCAGCGCAGGGCTGCGTAGACCGAATCCTCCCGCTCTGCGCCGCCGTCCACCAGCTGCACCGCCACGCCGGGGGGCAGCCAGGGACGCACCCGCTCCTCCCAGAGAAGACGCTCCTCGGGGCGCAGGGCCACCACCAGCCGGCCGATCCCCGCGGCCGCCAGGGCCTGAAGGGAGCGGGCCAGCACCGGCCGGCCCGCCAGATCCCGGAACACCTTGTTCAAGCCGCCGCCCAGGCGGGTGGAACGACCGGCGGCGGGGACCACGGCGGCCACACCGCCGGCCAGGGCGGTGGCCCCACCGGCCACCGTTACCGGTTCATCCGGACGGGTCACGGCGCCGCCCGCCCCATCACCCGGGGCCGTGCGAAGATCATGCGCCCGGCGGCGGTCTGCAGCACCGTGGACACTTCCACGTCGATGCGCTGGCCGATGTACCGCTTGCCGCCCTCCACCACGATCATGGTGCCGTCATCCAGGAAACCTACGCCCTGGCCCGCCTCCTTGCCCTCGCGGATGATCTGGACCTCCATGGACTCGCCGGGCAGCACCACCGGCTTGACGGCGTTGGCCAGCTCGTTGACGTTGAGCACCGGCACGCCCTGCAGGCCCGCGATCTGGTTCAGGTTGTAGTCGTTGGTGACCACCTTGCCGTTGAGCCGCCGGGCCAGCCGCAGCAGCTTGGTGTCGACGTCGTCTCCCTCCACGTCGCCCTCGTAGATCTCCACGGGCACGGGCGATTCCTGCTGGATGCGGCGCAGGATCTCCAGGCCCCGCCGTCCCCGGTTGCGCCGCAGGGTGTCGGCCGAGTCGGCGATGCGGCGGAGTTCTTCCAGCACGAAGCCGGGCACCACCAGGGTTCCCTCGAGGAACCCCGTCTCGACCACGTCGGCGATGCGGCCGTCGATGATGGCGCTGGTGTCCAGGACCTTGTACGAACCGGCCGGCCGGGATGGGGCGCGGTCCCGGTCCCGCTCCCGCCCCGGTCGCGGCAGGGCGGCCAGCAGGTGGACCAGGTCATCCCGGCGCTTGACGGCCACCACCGCCCCCAGATAGGCCAGCAGCACCGCGAAGATGGGGGGCAGCAGCGGGCCCACCACCGGCACCAGCCCCAGAGGGCCGCTGAGCAGGTTGGCGATGACCAGGCCCGCTATCAGCCCCAGCACCCCGGCCAGGGTGTCCTGGATGGGCGTTCGCACCAGCCGGGATTCGACCCACTGGGTGAACTGGACCACCTGCTGCCAGATGCGCAGGGCCGCCGCATACCCGCCGAGGCCGCCCAGCAACAAAAAAAGAACCATGATTCCGTATGTCCACTGGCGGGGCAGCTCGGCCAGGATCTGTAGCGACTCCTGCTGCAGCAGCCCATAGTAGGCCAGCCCCAGGCCGCCCAGGGCACCCAGGACGGCGAAGGCCAGCCGGATGGACCGCATGCGCACGCCTCTCGCCTCCCTTCGGTTGGCCCCATGTCGCCGTTGGCCTGATGGATCCGCGAGGCGCCCCCCACCGCAGACTACCCGGCGCCTGGCGGCGGGCTGTCCCGTTCCCGGATCCCGCTCTCCGGCCCCCCAAAGGAATTCGCCCCCTCAGCCTCCTTTGGGCGGGTCTGTGGCAGTCTCTGGCGGGTGCAGTTCGATTATACCCCCGCATAGGCCCCCGCACAGGAAGGGCGGCGCCGGTGCTGACGGCAGGGTCCCGGTTTACGCCCCGCCCGCCGGCTCGGCCGCCCCGAGGTGCCGTTCCACCAGGGCGTCGGCCTCGTCCCGCCCCATGCCGCCGGCCAGGGCCAGCTCGCTGACCAGGATCTGGCGCGCCTGATCCAGCAGCCGCCGTTCACCCCCGGACAGGCCGCGGGCCTTCTGGCGGGCGCTGAGGTTGCGGACGACCACGGCCACCTCCAGGATGTCGCCGCTGCGCAGCTTGTCGGCATGCTCCCGGTAGCGGTGGTTCCAGTTGGAGTCCAGGGGTGGAACCGGTTCACACAGGGCCTCCAGCACCGCCGGCACCTTGTCCGCCGGGATCACGGGCCGCAGGCCGCTCTGCTGGGCGCTGGCCGTGGGGATCATAAGCCGCATGTCCCCCACGGGCAGCCGCAGGATGTAGTACCGGTGCCGTTCCCCCAGCACCTCCCGTTCCTCGATGGCCTCGATGACGCCCGCGCCGTGCATGGGATAGACGACGCGATCCCCCACCTGGAACACCGCCTCACCTCCCAGGGCCGGGGCCGGGGCCAGGGCAGCACCACGGCTCCCGCTCCCCCAGTGTACACCAGGGAGACCTCCTCCGTAAAAAGAGTGAATTTATCACCCTGATTAAGCCCCGTCAACGAATTCCTTGGGACTCGCTGCCCGCCGGTGCCCCGGGAGCCCAGGCCTTGATTGACGCGCCTTTCCCGGGGTGCCTATAATAGCGCCAGGCCGTGGGGATGCCCGTGCAAGAGGGGTGACGCGGTTGAAGGACCTGTTGGTGGATGAGTTTCAACACGCGGTGGCCGACTGCCTGGTCCGTCACCGCAGCGTGTTGGACGTCCTGTCGAAGTTTCAGGAAGCCAACGCCCGCGTACACCGCGCCGTGGCCAAGGCCGTAACCAGTTGTGGCTGCATCAGCATCCACGCGCAGCGGCCCAAGATTCCCGCCCAGAGCACCCTCCGGGACTTGAAGAGCTATATGGACGACCATGTCGACGGGACGCTTTGCGAAAGCTGCCGCGAGGTCCTCGAGGAGGAACTTGGCAAGCAGCTTTTTTATTTGGTCGCCCTCTGCAACCTGTTCGACATCAACACCTTCGACCTTTTCATCAAGGAGAACCGCAAGCTCTCAACCCTGGGGATGTACCACATCTCCTGAGGGCCGGACTTCCCGGGCCGGATCCCCTGCCCGGGCTGGCAAGCCGGGACCCGCGACGCAGCAGCGGCGGGGACGGCTGCGCGGCGGGAGCCAGGCAAGAGGGGAACGCCGGTTCCGTGGCCGGACGGGGTCGCGTGCCCCCGGGAACTTCCCCGTTGCAAGACGGTGCCGGTTCCGGCCGCGAGGAGGCGGAAGCTTGTTCCGCGTCACGGCTGCGGCCCGCACCGCGGCCCGCGGCTAGCTCGCGCGGCAGCAACGGTCACCCACGCCGCGGCCCGGAGGCGGTTCCCGCCGCAAGGGGATCGCGCACGCTGCGGCCGGGAGGCGGCAGCCGGAGAGGACACGGTTTGAGGGCAGGGGGCGGCACCCCAGGGTGCCGCCCCCTGCCCTCAAACCCTCGCACGGAAACCCGCGCCGGGCGCACCCGGCGCCGTTCAAGCGCCCTGGGCCGCCAGGGCATCCCGCAACAGCTCCGCCACCTCCGGCCGGGTGAACTCGGGCGGCGGCAGCTCGCCGGCCCGGAGCATGGCCCGCACCCGGGTACCGCTCAGATGGAGGCGGTCGGCGGGCGGGTGGGGACAGGTCTTCACCGTGGCCATGGCCCCGCAGCGCCGGCAGTAGAAGGCATGCTCGAAGCGCAGGGGGATGACGCCCAGTTCCTCCGGCGCGAAGCGGTCGAAGATGCGATGGGCCGCGTAGGGGTCGTAGTAGGAGCCCACCCCGGCGTGGTCGCGCCCCACGATGAAGTGGCTGCAGCCGTAGTTCTTTCGGATCAGGGCGTGGAAGAGGGCCTCCCGCGGGCCGGCGTAGCGCATGGCCGCCGGGAAGGCCGCCAGGACCACCCGCTCCTGGGGATAGTAAACCCGGACGGCCACCCGGTAGCTTTCCAGCACCACGTGCCGGGGCAGGTCGTCGGCCTTGGTCTCCCCCACCAGCGGGTGCAGCAGCAGCCCGTCGACCATCTCCAGGGCACACTTCTGCAGGTATTCGTGGGCCCGGTGCAAGGGGTTGCGGGTCTGGAAGCCCGCCACCAGGCGCCAGCCCCGCCGGGCGAAGAGGCGCCGGGTCTCCGCCGGCTCCAGCACCCACTCCCGGGCCCAGGTGGGCTGGCGCTCAAACACCACCACCGGCCCGCCCGCGCACCAGTCGCTCTCCCCAGCCAGCCGCGCGACCCCGGGATGCGCCAGATCGGTGGTCCCGAAGACCAGCACCGCCTCCCGCTGCCGGTCCCGGCGGAAGACGTCCCGGACCTCCATGAGCCCGCAGGGCCGGCCGCCCTCATCCACCAGCAGCACCGCCGGCGCTCGCCGCACGGCCTCCACCTGGTCCGGCGGGACGGAGAGCACCACGGGCAGCGACCACGGCAGGCCCGAGGCCAGCCGCATGGTGTCCACGCAACTGCGGTAGTCTTCTGCGGTCATGAAGCCCTCCAGCGGGCTCAGGGCGCCGGTGGCCAGAAGCTCCAGGTCCGAGCGCTCCCGGGGCGAGAGCACCAGCCGGGGCAGGCCCGCCTGGGCTGCAGCCCGCCGCTCTGCCGCCAGGGCGGGGTCATCCACCAGGCGCCGGCAGAGGCGCCCGCCGTGGGGTGGAACCAGCCCTTCCTCCCCCACGTCCTCCCCCAGCGCCGGTCCGGCGGCCCGGGTTGAGCCCGGCGCCTCCACCTGCGGTGCAGCGGGGCCCGCGCCCCTCCCTCCCTGGGTTCCGCCTCCTGCCCAAGCGAGTCCCCCGGCTGCCTGCGCCCGTGCCTGGGCCGCTCCGCCGGCTCCGGTTCCTTCCCATCCCGTCATGCCACCTGTCCCCCCTTCCGCCCTGCCGTCAGGCATGGAGGCCGCACTCCGTCTTGTTGAACCCCGCCCAGCGGCCGGCCCGCGGATCCTCCCCCGGCGCCACGGGGCGCGTGCAGGGGGCGCACCCGATGCTGGGGTAGCCCCGGTCGTGCAGGGGATTGTAGGGCACGCCGCGGCGGAGGATGTAATCCCACAGCTGGCTGCGGGTCCACCGGGCCAGGGGGTTGACCTTGATCAGGCCGAACCGGCGGTCGGCCTCCACCACCGCAGCGCCGGCCCGCTGGGGCGTCTGCTCGCGGCGGATGCCGGTGACCCACGCGTCGAAGCCGGCCAGGAACCGCTGCAGGGGTTCCACCTTGCGCAGCCGGCAGCAGAGGTCCGGGTCCCGCTGCCACAGGCTGGGGCCGTAGCGCCGGGCCTGTTCTTCCAGGGTGAGAAGGGGCCGGACGGCCACCGGCTCGATACCGTAATACTCCGCCACCCGCCGGCAGGTGGCGTAGGTTTCGGGAAAGTGCAGGCCCGTGTCCAGGTAGAACACGGTCACAGCCTCCAGCTTGCCGGCGGCGGCAGCCATGTCGATCAGGGCCACGTCTTCCGCCTGGAAGCTGCAGGCCAGGGCCAGCCGGCCCGGAAAGCGGTCCAGGGCCCAGCCCAGGATGGCCTGGGGAGACGCCTCTTCCAGGGAGCAGGCCAGGGATGCGATCTCTTCCTCCGGCAGGGCCAGGGGGCGCGGCGCCTGCGCGTTGGCCAAGATCTCCACCTCCCGAGGTTGGGACCGGGTCCCGGTTCCGTCCCGGCGAGGCCAGGGGCCCGCGACCACGGCTGTGGCAGGGGGCAGGGGCGGGGCGAGCCGCTCCGCGCAGGCCCGGGGGGGCGACCCGCAGGTGGAACCGGGACCGGTGGGGCAGGGAGACCGGCACCCCGGCCGGGGCGCCGGCCCGCCCTCACCCGCATTAGCCTAGTGCGCAGGCGGGGCAAAGGTGCAGGAAATCCGGGCGAGCGACCCATCCCGAGGGCCCGGGGGCGGGGCTGGGCCCCGGCGGACCGGGACCCTGGCTGCGTCCCGCGCCGGTTCGCGTTCTGGGGGGTGGGCGCTATGGTAAGGCCACCTCCCGCGAGCCAGGCGCCAGGCCGCACGGGCGGTCCGGAGGCGAGGCTGCGCCCCGGCGCCGGTTCGCCCTCCGGGGACCGGGCGCCAAGGCAAGGCCGCCTCCCCAATCCTGGCGCCAGGCCCCAAGGGGGCCGTCAGGCGGCTTGCTGAGGAGGGGGCGCAGGATCCGCCGGCGGGCCGCAGGGGGGGGCAGGGTGGCGACGGGGCTTAAAGCTCAGTGGCGCCGCTCGAGGAAGGCCTGGTCCTGGAGCCGGCGCAGGCCATCCTTGATGGCCCGGGCGCGGACGCCGCCGATGCCCTCGACTTCGTCCAGCTGGTCGACGGTGGCGGCCAGGATGCGGGGCAGCCGCTGGAAGTGGCGGACCAGGTTCTCGATCACCGCGGCGGGCAGGCGGGGGACCTTGTGCAGGATGCGGTAGCCCCGGGGGGTAAGGGGTGATTCGTCGTCCTCCTGGGCGGCGTAGCCGAGGCAGCGCACCACCGCCGCCCGCTGGGCCAGTTCCTCGGGCGAGAGGGCGTGCAGGGCAGCAAGGGCCTCCCGCTCGGCGCCGGGCTCGGCCACGTAATCCCGCACCACCAGCCGGTACTCGTCCTCCAGGCCGCTCAGCAGCTCGTCCAGCTGCAGGCGGACCAGCCGGCCCTCGGTGCCCAGCTCGACGGTATACCCCTCGATCTCCTGGCCGATGCGACGGACCTGCTCGGCCCGGCCCAACACGTAGGCCACGTCGCCGGCGGTGACCAGGTCTTCGAACTCCAGCACCGTCAGGTGCCCGAGCGCCTGGAGGAACACGGCCCGGTAGCGCTCCAGGGTGGCCAGGGCCTGGTTGGCCTTGGCCAGCATCAGGGCGGGATCGCGCAGCACGTAGCGCAAATCGCCCCGGTAGACGGTGATCACGTTGCGGCGCTGGGAGATGGCGATCACCAGGGCGCCCGTCTGCCGGGCCATGCGCTCGGCGGTGCGGTGGCGGATGCCCGTCTCGAAGGACAGCACCCGCGGATCGGGGATCAGCTGGACGTTGGCCCGTACGATGCGCCGCCCGTCGGACGAGAGGATGATGGCCCCGTCCATCTTGGCCAGCTCGTACAGGTGGGCCGGGGTGAGCTCCACGTCGAGCTCGAAGCCTCCGGAGCACAGCTCCAGCACCTCCGGGCCGTCGCCCACGACGATGAGGCCCCCGGTACGGGCTCGCAGGATCTGGTCCAGGCCCTCCCGCAACCGGGTGCCGGGCGCCAGGCGGCGCAGGGCGGCCATCAGGCTGTCCTTGCGGTCGTCGGCGGTCATGGCAGCCTCCTCGCTGGCGGGCCGGGCCTGCCTGGCCCGCCTCCTAGCCCACGGTGGCGGCGATGGCTTCTTCCACCCGCTGCACGGGCACCAGCTCAAGCTCGCCCGCCACCCCCGCCAGGGCCGGGGTCAGGTTGCCCCGGGGCAGCACCACCCGGCGGAAGCCCAGGCGCTGGGCCTCCCGCACCCGCTCGTCAACCCGCTGGACCGAGCGCACCTCGCCCGCCAGCCCCAGCTCGCCGATGACCACGGCCTCGGGATCGGCAGGCCGGTCCCGGTGGCTGGAGGCCAGGGCGACCGCCAGGGCCAGATCCAGGGCCGGTTCGTCCACCCGCAGCCCGCCTGCCACCTTGAGGTACACGTCACAACCGCCCAGGTGGAGGCCGGCCCGCTTGTCGAGCACCGCCAGCACCAGGGCGGCCCGGCCCAGATCCAGGCCCGTGGCCACGCGGCGAGGGTTGCCGTAGGGGGCCGGCGCCACCAGGGCCTGGATCTCCACCAGCAGGGGCCGCGTCCCCTCCACGGCGGCCACCACCGCCGAGCCCGCCGCCCCCCGGGGCCGCTCGGAAAGCAGCCGCGCCGACGGGTTGGCCACCTCCGCCAGGCCGCGATCCTGCATCTCGAACAGGGCGATCTCGTGGGTCGCCCCGAAGCGGTTCTTGATGGCCCGCAGCAGGCGGTAGGCGTGGTGGGCGGGCGATTCGAAGTAGAGCACGGCGTCGACCATGTGCTCGACCACCCGCGGCCCGGCGATGGTCCCCGCCCGCGTGACGTGGCCCACCAGCACCAGGACCACCGGCAGCCGCTTGGTCACCGCCATCAGGAGCGCCACGCTCTCCCGGACCTGGCTGACGCTGCCCGGTGCCGAGGCCACGTCGGGGTGCGCCAGGGTCTGGATGGAGTCGATCACCGCCAGGGCGGGCTGGTAGCGGCCGATGGCCTCCGCCGCCTGC
This is a stretch of genomic DNA from Thermaerobacter sp. PB12/4term. It encodes these proteins:
- the cysE gene encoding serine O-acetyltransferase, translated to MLRRLLERLREDIQVVFERDPAARSVWEVVFFYPGLHALWMHRIAHWFYRRRLYFIARGISHFSRWLTGIEIHPGARIGRRCFIDHGLGVVIGETAEIGDDVTIYQGVTLGGTGKERGKRHPTLGNGVLVGVGAKVLGAITIGDNCRIGAGAVVVKPVPPNCTVVGIPGKVVIRDGRRVGVDLNHGELPDPVSEAIQRLQDYMEELEHRLLTLEQERAALEQERAAATREHVNGGPQGAGRPAAAPAALESDEHGRRPAGAACGQ
- a CDS encoding septal ring lytic transglycosylase RlpA family protein codes for the protein METARTLGRALRATLLVLAMGAAAGGAWPAAVAPPRSAAAEPVAVAGAAAAWAGNLWEQVQRLDDFAAFLAADTRAQWRGAAGSLREWGQAALPRLDDAVAAVRDAVAATATPGQPVWQDLRRQLAGWWPPALPQLNPGGWSVLPEIAAGEAWATLSPSGKGEGAGPADDAAGPAGHGGPWPAGESIRAFAGAGVEAGAGAGGAVTAGAGPLPDPVVLIPDASLRAEVSAQAPTGQGAAEQGGPAGGGGSSRGDASGEAGSGAAPEGEPPRQEGASTGREREETTVDRDAGAAAAEAGAWPNWIPAVASWYGPGFYGRPTASGEIFTGREMTAAHRTMPFGTVLLVTYPETGRSVRVRINDRGPYVEGRDLDLSEAAAEALGMISAGVARVMYRVLRWGG
- the ispF gene encoding 2-C-methyl-D-erythritol 2,4-cyclodiphosphate synthase is translated as MTRPDEPVTVAGGATALAGGVAAVVPAAGRSTRLGGGLNKVFRDLAGRPVLARSLQALAAAGIGRLVVALRPEERLLWEERVRPWLPPGVAVQLVDGGAEREDSVYAALRCLAEGPRPPAWVLIHDAARPLVTPNLIRAVLAAAGRYGAAVPAVPVGDTIKEVAGHPPGPEPGAGEGEREGAGAALPVDPAGADPAGGSLPEWVASTLPRWRLRAVQTPQGFRLDLIWAAHQEVRRRGWQGFTDDAAILERLGVPVAVVPGDPANLKLTWPVDFAVAAHLVQAQEQAPGPARHPAGGTSRLPASGAEAAAEQPVPDQAGSPSGPWGGGGPGAVLPWRVGFGYDVHRFAPGRPLVLGGVPIPWERGLEGHSDADVVLHAAMDAVLGAAGLPDIGHWFPPGDPRWAGASSASLAARVAGLVRRHGWEPAQLDLTVVAEEPRLGPHVATMRQAVAAAFGVPVGAVGIKATTNEGLGFIGRREGVAAMAVAVLLRRPPVS
- a CDS encoding PIN/TRAM domain-containing protein codes for the protein MRMRSIRLAFAVLGALGGLGLAYYGLLQQESLQILAELPRQWTYGIMVLFLLLGGLGGYAAALRIWQQVVQFTQWVESRLVRTPIQDTLAGVLGLIAGLVIANLLSGPLGLVPVVGPLLPPIFAVLLAYLGAVVAVKRRDDLVHLLAALPRPGRERDRDRAPSRPAGSYKVLDTSAIIDGRIADVVETGFLEGTLVVPGFVLEELRRIADSADTLRRNRGRRGLEILRRIQQESPVPVEIYEGDVEGDDVDTKLLRLARRLNGKVVTNDYNLNQIAGLQGVPVLNVNELANAVKPVVLPGESMEVQIIREGKEAGQGVGFLDDGTMIVVEGGKRYIGQRIDVEVSTVLQTAAGRMIFARPRVMGRAAP
- a CDS encoding CarD family transcriptional regulator, with the protein product MFQVGDRVVYPMHGAGVIEAIEEREVLGERHRYYILRLPVGDMRLMIPTASAQQSGLRPVIPADKVPAVLEALCEPVPPLDSNWNHRYREHADKLRSGDILEVAVVVRNLSARQKARGLSGGERRLLDQARQILVSELALAGGMGRDEADALVERHLGAAEPAGGA
- the sat gene encoding sulfate adenylyltransferase, giving the protein MTGWEGTGAGGAAQARAQAAGGLAWAGGGTQGGRGAGPAAPQVEAPGSTRAAGPALGEDVGEEGLVPPHGGRLCRRLVDDPALAAERRAAAQAGLPRLVLSPRERSDLELLATGALSPLEGFMTAEDYRSCVDTMRLASGLPWSLPVVLSVPPDQVEAVRRAPAVLLVDEGGRPCGLMEVRDVFRRDRQREAVLVFGTTDLAHPGVARLAGESDWCAGGPVVVFERQPTWAREWVLEPAETRRLFARRGWRLVAGFQTRNPLHRAHEYLQKCALEMVDGLLLHPLVGETKADDLPRHVVLESYRVAVRVYYPQERVVLAAFPAAMRYAGPREALFHALIRKNYGCSHFIVGRDHAGVGSYYDPYAAHRIFDRFAPEELGVIPLRFEHAFYCRRCGAMATVKTCPHPPADRLHLSGTRVRAMLRAGELPPPEFTRPEVAELLRDALAAQGA
- a CDS encoding phosphoadenylyl-sulfate reductase codes for the protein MANAQAPRPLALPEEEIASLACSLEEASPQAILGWALDRFPGRLALACSFQAEDVALIDMAAAAGKLEAVTVFYLDTGLHFPETYATCRRVAEYYGIEPVAVRPLLTLEEQARRYGPSLWQRDPDLCCRLRKVEPLQRFLAGFDAWVTGIRREQTPQRAGAAVVEADRRFGLIKVNPLARWTRSQLWDYILRRGVPYNPLHDRGYPSIGCAPCTRPVAPGEDPRAGRWAGFNKTECGLHA
- the disA gene encoding DNA integrity scanning diadenylate cyclase DisA, coding for MTADDRKDSLMAALRRLAPGTRLREGLDQILRARTGGLIVVGDGPEVLELCSGGFELDVELTPAHLYELAKMDGAIILSSDGRRIVRANVQLIPDPRVLSFETGIRHRTAERMARQTGALVIAISQRRNVITVYRGDLRYVLRDPALMLAKANQALATLERYRAVFLQALGHLTVLEFEDLVTAGDVAYVLGRAEQVRRIGQEIEGYTVELGTEGRLVRLQLDELLSGLEDEYRLVVRDYVAEPGAEREALAALHALSPEELAQRAAVVRCLGYAAQEDDESPLTPRGYRILHKVPRLPAAVIENLVRHFQRLPRILAATVDQLDEVEGIGGVRARAIKDGLRRLQDQAFLERRH